Genomic window (Vigna radiata var. radiata cultivar VC1973A chromosome 1, Vradiata_ver6, whole genome shotgun sequence):
TTTCACCATACTTCTCAATCACATTGTTCTAGGCTGCAAGTTCGTTTGCTCCTCGGTTAACAAGGTACTGCCTTCGATTTCTCGATTAATTTTACTACAAAATCAAGATGAAGACTAATGAAACTTTTTTTACAGTTTATGTGTTTATGCTTGCGTTAATAAATCGTGTCCTGTGCAGGCTGGACTTGCTAAGCTTATTGGACTCGCTGGAGAGACCAATATTCAGGTATGTGTGTGCTTGCTTCTTCATATATAGATCGatgatatctttttattttctgttttttatttttggtgtgTTGAGATTTTAAAATACGGTTTGCAATGCCTCTACGGTTGTGGCTATTTGTCTGTAATTTCTTGTGATATGAACAATTgtgtgaattttatttatttaattaattattttgtttatattggTTGTATGTGTGTTTGGAATGAAGGGAGAAGAACAGAAGAAACTAGATGTTCTATCCAATGAGGTTTTCATCAAGGCTCTCGTAAGCAGTGGCCGAACCGTAAGTgattgtgtgattttttttttctttatttattttgaggtTCAGAAGAAGGATCTGTGTTGTAACATCaaggttttgggttttttttttacgaTTCTATTTGTCCACAATTTTACACAGCAAAAACACTGAcaccaatttaaaattttgatttattttgagGTTTTAAAAATGGTTCAGACTACGATTTAGTCGTGAAGGGTTCTGGATTCTCTATGAATGCATTTGTTAACAATTTTACACGATGTCGAAATTACAACGAAAccataacaatttttttaaaccttcGTTATTTTAAGGTCTAAAAAAGCAGTCCTTTGCCTGCAACATCAAGGTTTTTATTACCACTTTGTGGTGCCCATGTTTGTTCACAAATTCACGCCATCTTGACAATCACAACAAAACCAtgatcataatttaaaaattcgatttatatgtttatttattacttattatttattttggctGGGATTCAATGAATGAGGCTTCAGGTGATAGTGTTGTTTATCTTTGAACAGTGCATCTTGGTTTCTGAAGAAGACGAAGACGCGATAATTGTGGAGCCTTCTAAGCGTGGAAAGTTGTTCATTCTCCCTGTTTCCTAGTTCTGTTAGTTTTTGTTCTGTGTATGAGGGTTTAAATTACAGTTGCAACAACACTGTCACTTGTTGGGCAATTGTGACTTGTGCAAGTTACAGTTGCACCATGGGACAGTTTCTGCAATTAAAAACCTTATAGAAAATCATTTGCTTGATTTTTCTGTTCTGATTAGTTTGTTCGATGTTTTCGTTTGCAATTGTTGGGCAGGTACTGTGTTGTTTTTGACCCCTTGGATGGCTCGTCTAACATTGATTGTGGGGTTTCCATTGGCACTGTACGACCCCTCTCTTCCATCTTGcaattattactattatgacaaaaaattaaatgcaatttGTTACTTGTTTTCCTTGTTATTCTTAGTTAAAATTATGGTCTAAACTTAATAGAAAATGCTAACAAATTATTTCTGCATagaaagtaacaaaatttttataggtttaataatTCTATCTACtgattttgtagtttttaataaattttagtcaATTATAAAGTCTGATAGAAATCATGTGTTACTAGCATTCCTTGACTCCATAATGCAATGTTTTTACTGAAGTAAACttcaattttaactaaaaacagCTGTAACAAAATCATCTAAGGAAACTACACAAGTACATGTAACTTTTGGCCGCCACCaccaataatagtaataataataataataataataataataataacaacaataataataataatagtactATAATTGTGCTTTTAAGGGAAATGCTCTGCTGCTTGAGTTATGTATGGAAGGATCAAaattctggactaactggatatTGCGTCTGCCAATTGAATATGTTGTAGATTTTTGGAATTTATACGTTAGCAGATATCCATGAACCAACTATAAAGGATGTCCTGCGTCCTGGGAAGAAAATGGTGGCAGCTGGTTATTGTATGTATGGAAGCTCTTGCACGGTATGACAAggctatataattttttattgcttaGAATTTAGATACCAGTATTTGTTGGGTGCGCCTTTtctgctttttcttctttctgttaCATATTTTATCCTTTTGGACAAAATTTAGCATAATGGTATGAATTTTTGTTTCACATTTTTGGGGGAAGTAGAAAACAAtattcattcttctttttttctggAATAGCTGAGGACTAAAACTTTTCCTttgttttcataataaaaacttTTCTGGAATACCTATTTGTTTTTGCAGCTTGTGTTAAGTACTGGAGCTGGTGTTAATGGTTTCACCCTTGACCCATCTCTTGGTGAATTCATCCTAACTCACCCTGGCATTAAGGTATTACTCTTATCACTTATGCgtcactaataaaaattatcttctCTCAGGAAATGCTTGCCTGGCTTCTCGGCTCTTAAGAAAGTCAGCACCTGCTTCATTTTCTATTTGTTCACACTGAATCTAACGAAAAACTTCTCTTGACCTTAAACTATGCCCTGTCTTTGGTCAAAGACTGAGCAATTTAAAATTGGATGCCGGATGCTTTTCTTCCCATACGAGCTTGctcaacttattttaatttagttaggATGACAACTAATCATGTTGTGTCTTTAGAATAAAATGATGGACAATATTAGGTATAATATATCTGGGTCCCtcaaaatatcttaaaattcagTTTTAATCTATATAAAACTAAATGCAATTTTAATATCTTCTACCAAAAATAATGTAGTTTTAACCCTTTTTCAGGGATTAAAAGCATGTATTTTGTATTAcaatataggaactaaaaacatgtattaaattttataaggaCTTATGTTCAATTTCAAACTATTTTGAAGAACCATATTTTGCCcaacaatatttattaactatttaGATGATTGAAATAAAAGGAATTATTGACATTATCTGTTCTCCTCGAATAATATAAATGTACTCGAAAGTAGGAATTATGTTACTGTCCAGTGTTCTTTGATATATATCcatgatttttttatcatcgCAACTGTATCTTTACCTGATTTTAAGGCAGAGAAAGTTAGTGCACCAACTCATATAGAATATAAACACGCGTATAACCACGCCATCTGTGGGTCACTTGAGGCATATGCTGATCATTCATGTGTTGTTCTTTGTGCAGATTCCAAATAAAGGAAAGATTTATTCAGTTAATGAAGGAAATGCCAAACACTGGGATGGTCCTACTACAGCGTATGTTCGAATTCAGTAATGTTATAGTGTTCTCATGTACTACAGAGCAAATTTTCCCatcttgtaatttgttttttttttgcttctgttcagTTACGTTGAAAAATGCAAGTTTCCAGAAGATGGTTCATCGCCAAAGTCTCTAAGATATATTGGAAGGTATAATTGGATTCTCAATCCTTGAAGCAGTTCAATTTACTTAGCGCCCTTCTTTCAGTCCTCAGTTGAATTAGTTAATTGCCACCCTGCAACTTCTTATTTTCTAGCAGCTAATGCAAACAACGATTAGAAATAATAATCAGAccaaagttaaatttaaaaacaggTACGAAGAGTtacatttaataatgaataaataaaaagaagtcACCTAAGACTCTCCTTGGTAATGGTTTGTTCCATAATGAAGCTTTGAAATTTTCAACTAAGAGTAAAGTTGAGTTCAAGTATTAAAGGGCTATCTTTAATTAGCACTCGTTGCCATAGTTTTTCAAGTATCATCAATTTCCAAgcagtttgtttttattttctggtctaacattttttttaccttcACTCTAAATTACACATCAATTTACTCTGAACAGTGAACTTTCTTCTGGTTGAAATTTACCGGAGCAATATATAAAGGATGAGTCATAGAATAGAAGACAAAAAGACCTGTGATGTAATCCATAGCTGCAATTGTTAAATTGATAACTCAGTTCGTTTGTTCACAAAAAAgcaataagaaaaatgataattcGGGTGTTCTGAAGAATGGGATGCTTCAATAGTCATATATGCTCAGAACTACATATAATGTTCAACTGCTCTGAAAGTAATCTGCTAACAGAGTTTGTTAATAGCTATTATGAGTTCAACTCAACTTTGGTTTGCATTATCCTCAAGAAGTACTGCTCTTGAATCAGACCACAGAATGACTAACCTATAagtttcaacttctttttcaatttatgaCATGTCTATTCATTAACAGCATGGTAGCTGATGTTCATCGTACATTGCTTTACGGAGGCATCTTTTTGTACCCTGGTGACAAGAAAAATCCAAATGGAAAACTTCGGTATGTCATGTTAACCTTCatatttattcattcattcattcatttgaAATTGTTGGCTTATTAATTGATCTGCTTTGTGTAGTGTTCTGTATGAAGTCTTCCCAATGTCATTTTTGGTGGAACAGGCAGGAGGGCAGTCTTTCACGGGCAAGGAACGGgtaatttacattcatttttatCTGACTCTGCCAACTTTTCCTTGGTTTAAACAAACTGTAACAAAACAATTGTCCCTATAAGAATTAAAGTATTGAGCTTTTAGATATAAACTATAAAGCACAAACATCTCTCTTATTTGAAGTACTCTTCCCACGCTAACATTTTCTGAAAATTGTTCGACATATTTTTGACACAAACTAACACCTTCACAAAATTGAAAGACACCAATGCATGGACACACGTTAATACTAACTAGGCTTTACTTCATCAACtttaacattttgttttattactcatttcattattCTTTCTCTCTGCGTGTATGTGGTGTCTCCAAGTCTTTTCTTGTATGCCAGTGTTTGTATCATGCCCGGTTTTGATACGTGTTTCGTATAAACTAGAGCACATAAAgaccaaaatattaattaaaccatttctttttttaacttgaaGCTTGAATCACCCCTACGCACACTCTTTCTAATGTTTCGTTCGGTACGAAAATAGGTGGAGGGGAGTGTaaagagagaatgaaaatgatgtgaaatgaaaattaaaaaaatgagatcCATTAGTATTTTGTAGTTCTTTGATGGAATGAAAACAAAGTTGGAATAGTATGAGATTCACTACGTATTAACCCTTCATcgattcttttttctttctccctaCCAAATGCAACCAAAGGAAATATGGCTATGTAGTTTCAAAGGCACCATTTGGCAATGAACTGATGAATGTTATATGTGATCAGGCACTTGATTTAATTCCAACGAAGTTGCACGAGCGATCTCCCGTTTTCCTTGGTAGCTATGATGATGTTGAGGAAATCAAAGCGCTTTATGCTGCTGAGGCTAAAGAAGAATGATACTGAAAATGGTTAATTTTACTTGCACTTTTGGCTACTCAGAGGCTCTTGTTTTcccctctttttttttcaattgttattAGCAGGTTCTTATAGAGAACTTCTTAGCTGCTCTGTATATATGCTAATAAATGGGTTAGCATGTCTGTCAtggttataaaatttatttagaataaaGTAGCAATTTAGTATGTTACAGGTGAAGGAATTACTGCTTGTATTGCCTTCAAAAGCATTTCAAAGTTAAATCGGCAAACCTTTTAGTTACTACTGCATCGTCATTGACACACTTT
Coding sequences:
- the LOC106772585 gene encoding fructose-1,6-bisphosphatase, cytosolic, with the translated sequence MDHSADAQRTDLMTITRFVLNEQSKHPESRGDFTILLNHIVLGCKFVCSSVNKAGLAKLIGLAGETNIQGEEQKKLDVLSNEVFIKALVSSGRTCILVSEEDEDAIIVEPSKRGKYCVVFDPLDGSSNIDCGVSIGTIFGIYTLADIHEPTIKDVLRPGKKMVAAGYCMYGSSCTLVLSTGAGVNGFTLDPSLGEFILTHPGIKIPNKGKIYSVNEGNAKHWDGPTTAYVEKCKFPEDGSSPKSLRYIGSMVADVHRTLLYGGIFLYPGDKKNPNGKLRVLYEVFPMSFLVEQAGGQSFTGKERALDLIPTKLHERSPVFLGSYDDVEEIKALYAAEAKEE